A DNA window from Deltaproteobacteria bacterium contains the following coding sequences:
- a CDS encoding ankyrin repeat domain-containing protein: protein MTPTRKQIGDFIDAAVRDPANARRMAASCPDLLDARWLHSETALHFLAVEGFADAVRLLATLGVAVNAVNAFGDTALIDVVVLENVEIARILLEHGADPNAPSKTKDCALHVAIGKANSELMELLLAAGAKPMADGLELALMLSRDRAAAEALLLRYGVKLPG, encoded by the coding sequence ATGACACCGACCCGAAAGCAAATCGGAGACTTCATCGATGCTGCGGTCCGCGACCCAGCCAATGCGCGGCGAATGGCGGCGTCATGTCCTGACCTCCTCGATGCGCGCTGGCTCCACAGCGAAACCGCGTTGCACTTTCTCGCCGTCGAGGGATTCGCGGATGCCGTGCGCCTGCTGGCCACGCTGGGGGTCGCGGTCAACGCGGTGAACGCGTTCGGTGACACGGCGCTCATTGATGTGGTTGTTCTGGAGAACGTCGAGATTGCGCGGATCCTGCTCGAGCACGGCGCCGATCCCAATGCACCGTCGAAAACGAAGGACTGCGCGCTGCACGTGGCGATCGGGAAGGCCAACTCCGAGTTAATGGAGTTGCTGCTCGCCGCCGGAGCCAAGCCGATGGCCGATGGCCTGGAGCTCGCGCTGATGCTCAGTCGAGACCGAGCGGCAGCCGAAGCGCTGCTCCTGCGTTACGGCGTGAAGTTGCCAGGCTGA
- a CDS encoding SRPBCC family protein, translating to MSFVAEVQKVVQIPPAACFARLADFPSWTRWMPASFRPVDGPNRPLALGDALRVHIRGVPGKTRLHIATFEPGRTLAWRGGVGGVLQALHAFRFEPEGQGTRIISSELWSGVLARGPIAKQVRRDAERVGHEQVDALIGDLQAHPT from the coding sequence ATGTCCTTCGTCGCCGAGGTGCAGAAGGTCGTCCAGATTCCGCCGGCCGCGTGCTTCGCCCGGCTGGCCGACTTCCCTTCATGGACCCGTTGGATGCCGGCCTCGTTCCGACCCGTCGATGGCCCCAACCGTCCGCTGGCGCTGGGCGACGCCCTCCGCGTTCACATTCGAGGCGTGCCTGGCAAGACGCGCTTGCACATCGCGACCTTCGAGCCCGGGCGCACGTTGGCCTGGCGCGGCGGCGTCGGGGGCGTGCTTCAGGCGCTTCACGCCTTCCGCTTCGAGCCCGAAGGGCAGGGCACTCGGATCATCTCGTCCGAGCTCTGGTCGGGCGTGCTCGCCCGGGGGCCAATCGCCAAACAGGTGCGCCGTGATGCGGAGCGCGTGGGACATGAGCAGGTCGATGCGTTGATCGGCGACCTTCAGGCCCACCCGACGTAG
- a CDS encoding ASCH domain-containing protein, whose protein sequence is MSASSLLGKTAAQLRQEGIRLGEYGVRGGLRDRLVQLIVSGEKTATASLAAEYLAEGSPEPRVGDVEAILDERDIAVAVTRNVRVDRVRLDDVTWDFAQAEGEGFVSLADWRTQHEHFWRTHVVPALPGFTLDGDAIVICVWLEVLAR, encoded by the coding sequence ATGTCCGCCTCATCGCTCCTCGGCAAGACCGCCGCTCAGCTCCGCCAGGAAGGCATTCGCCTCGGCGAGTACGGCGTTCGCGGCGGACTTCGCGACAGGCTCGTTCAGCTCATCGTCTCCGGCGAGAAGACCGCCACGGCCTCCCTCGCTGCGGAGTACCTCGCCGAAGGAAGTCCCGAGCCTCGCGTGGGCGATGTGGAGGCCATTCTCGACGAACGGGACATCGCCGTCGCGGTCACGCGCAATGTTCGAGTGGATCGCGTCCGCCTCGACGACGTGACCTGGGATTTCGCCCAAGCAGAAGGCGAAGGTTTCGTCTCCCTGGCCGACTGGCGAACGCAGCACGAGCACTTCTGGCGGACGCACGTGGTGCCCGCCCTGCCCGGCTTCACACTCGATGGAGATGCGATCGTGATTTGTGTTTGGCTCGAAGTGCTCGCGCGCTGA
- a CDS encoding AgmX/PglI C-terminal domain-containing protein: MPSSGSKSTLWIVLGGIVAVVGLWIYVVMNDNMESWSARNPVSVHALGGPEPLPSGLKAVPAKSSHAPDFPARMVGHSDDAPLPRIDNGQVASGGNGTGGGRAEMTAHGRVGEPPPNREQDTPEERAALDKSDIQSVIRDLKPQFIDCYQQGLNQKPDLAGKVTNGFTLKRDVIMGSVPDDGSIEDSTLGAPLVEACILDKLRNAKFPEMKGKGTVSVRYPLMFANDADAGAPPTPP, encoded by the coding sequence ATGCCTTCGTCCGGCTCAAAGTCGACGCTCTGGATTGTCCTCGGCGGCATCGTGGCCGTCGTGGGGTTGTGGATTTACGTCGTCATGAACGACAACATGGAATCGTGGTCCGCCCGGAATCCGGTGAGTGTCCATGCGCTCGGCGGGCCGGAGCCGCTGCCGTCGGGACTGAAGGCGGTGCCCGCGAAGTCTTCTCACGCTCCAGACTTCCCAGCGCGCATGGTGGGGCACAGCGACGACGCACCTCTGCCGCGCATCGATAATGGACAGGTCGCTTCGGGGGGCAACGGGACGGGCGGTGGCAGGGCGGAGATGACCGCGCATGGCCGCGTCGGCGAACCGCCTCCCAATCGCGAGCAGGACACGCCCGAGGAGCGCGCCGCGCTCGACAAGAGCGACATCCAGAGTGTGATTCGCGATCTCAAGCCTCAATTCATTGATTGTTATCAACAAGGCCTCAACCAGAAGCCCGACCTCGCCGGCAAGGTCACCAACGGCTTCACGCTCAAGCGCGACGTGATCATGGGCTCGGTTCCAGATGACGGAAGCATCGAGGACAGCACGCTCGGCGCGCCGCTGGTCGAAGCGTGCATTCTCGACAAGCTCCGCAACGCGAAGTTTCCCGAGATGAAGGGGAAGGGCACGGTGAGCGTGAGATACCCGCTCATGTTCGCGAACGACGCGGACGCCGGAGCGCCA
- a CDS encoding methyltransferase encodes MKREPATGAARFDPSSRSLLTHRDLGRFPSASLFDRIGRVLCEAGCLPRKELFESWEFARRTRRRFRGGRVVDLACGHGLVGQLMLLLDDSSPSVLAVDRVLPPSANTVAHALEVAWPRLSGRVSRVQAALNEVAVTADDLVVSCHACGALTDVVLARAIEVRARVVVLPCCHDAATCDVGELGGWLDEALAIDVTRAARLRASGYRVVTQIIPASITPKNRLLMAEPRMTPASPSES; translated from the coding sequence GTGAAGCGAGAACCTGCCACCGGCGCCGCGCGGTTCGATCCCTCGAGCCGCTCGCTCCTCACCCATCGCGACCTCGGCCGCTTCCCGAGCGCGTCCCTCTTCGATCGCATCGGACGCGTGCTCTGCGAGGCGGGATGCTTGCCGCGCAAGGAGCTGTTCGAGTCGTGGGAGTTCGCACGCCGCACGCGTCGTCGGTTCCGCGGCGGGCGCGTCGTCGACCTCGCGTGCGGCCATGGCCTCGTGGGGCAGTTGATGCTTCTGCTCGACGATTCGTCGCCGTCGGTGTTGGCGGTGGATCGTGTGCTTCCGCCGAGCGCGAACACGGTGGCGCATGCGCTCGAGGTCGCGTGGCCGCGGCTCTCTGGACGGGTGTCGCGGGTGCAGGCTGCGCTGAACGAGGTGGCGGTCACCGCCGACGATTTGGTCGTGTCGTGCCACGCGTGCGGTGCGCTGACCGATGTGGTCCTCGCGCGGGCGATCGAGGTGCGCGCGCGCGTGGTCGTCTTGCCCTGTTGCCACGACGCGGCCACCTGCGATGTCGGCGAGCTGGGAGGCTGGCTCGACGAGGCTTTGGCCATCGATGTGACGCGCGCGGCCCGGCTGCGCGCGTCGGGCTATCGCGTGGTGACACAGATCATTCCCGCGAGCATCACGCCGAAGAACCGGCTGCTGATGGCCGAGCCGCGGATGACGCCTGCTTCTCCTTCTGAGTCGTAG
- a CDS encoding DUF2378 family protein — protein MVNATSVPLAERVIFAHTVEGLFIKALKPRWTPRLLERLRVEGGLDLKKKLDPAIPFGAWQKCLLIAAEELHPELPWEKGLDELGACLTWGYFDTVLGSALAGVLRLIGPNRALKRFDRSLRSGNNYAESRLTELAPNHFVIWTNEAGSSRHNLAGVVRQGVEIAGARNVRVAITAFDDASTTFDITWDL, from the coding sequence ATGGTCAACGCGACGAGCGTGCCGCTGGCGGAGCGAGTCATCTTTGCGCATACCGTCGAGGGGCTCTTCATCAAGGCCCTCAAGCCCCGCTGGACGCCGCGGCTCCTCGAGCGCCTGCGCGTCGAAGGTGGACTCGATCTCAAGAAGAAGCTCGACCCGGCGATCCCATTCGGCGCCTGGCAGAAGTGCCTGCTGATCGCGGCGGAGGAGCTCCACCCCGAGCTGCCCTGGGAGAAGGGGCTCGACGAGCTGGGCGCGTGCCTCACCTGGGGCTACTTCGACACCGTGCTGGGTTCGGCGCTCGCGGGGGTGCTGCGGCTCATTGGTCCGAATCGCGCGCTCAAGCGCTTCGATCGCAGCCTGCGCAGCGGCAACAACTACGCCGAGAGCCGCCTCACGGAGCTCGCGCCCAACCACTTCGTGATCTGGACCAACGAGGCGGGCTCGTCGCGGCACAACCTCGCCGGCGTGGTGCGGCAGGGGGTCGAGATCGCTGGCGCCCGGAACGTACGGGTGGCCATCACCGCGTTCGACGACGCCTCGACGACCTTCGACATCACCTGGGATCTGTGA